A window of Pirellula sp. SH-Sr6A contains these coding sequences:
- the fliG gene encoding flagellar motor switch protein FliG, whose amino-acid sequence MLKSSPVQLAEEGIQKAAVLLMALEEDDAAMLLSKMPSKYVEAVSLAIAQIDDIPGQVQEEVIAEFFGGAPSSLIHACGGLERAKTLVRKAFGKDAADMLAVLQQTIESLPFAFLQKADPQNILTFIMDEHPQTIAVVICHVPAATGAGILNGLPQQKQLAVIRRIAQMGQTSPEAIADIERALEFRMSMVMNQSFQKAGGVPAVAEILNVTDRATERMVLENLSKDSPELVEEIRRLMFVFEDIQKLADKDIQTLLKNVETNQWAMALKGASPQLQEKVMKNMSQRAAEILKEEIGFLGRVKLSDVESVQQKIVDIVRGLEEAGQLQRPGSDGEEEFVA is encoded by the coding sequence ATGCTAAAGTCCTCACCTGTGCAACTCGCCGAAGAGGGTATTCAAAAAGCCGCGGTTCTCCTCATGGCACTTGAGGAAGACGATGCAGCCATGCTGTTGTCGAAGATGCCATCCAAATACGTGGAGGCCGTCTCGCTCGCCATTGCTCAGATCGACGATATTCCGGGCCAAGTGCAGGAAGAAGTAATCGCCGAATTTTTTGGTGGTGCCCCGAGCTCTTTGATTCATGCGTGCGGCGGATTGGAACGGGCGAAAACGCTGGTGAGGAAGGCGTTCGGCAAAGATGCTGCCGACATGCTGGCCGTCTTGCAGCAGACCATCGAATCCCTGCCGTTTGCATTCCTGCAAAAGGCGGATCCGCAAAACATTCTCACCTTTATCATGGACGAGCACCCGCAAACGATCGCGGTGGTGATCTGCCACGTCCCCGCTGCAACCGGGGCGGGAATATTGAACGGGTTGCCTCAGCAGAAGCAATTGGCTGTCATCCGTCGCATCGCTCAAATGGGGCAGACGAGTCCCGAAGCGATCGCGGACATCGAACGTGCCCTCGAGTTTCGAATGTCTATGGTTATGAACCAGTCATTCCAAAAAGCCGGGGGGGTGCCTGCGGTGGCCGAAATCCTCAACGTCACAGATCGGGCGACCGAACGCATGGTCTTGGAGAACCTCTCCAAGGACAGTCCGGAACTGGTGGAAGAGATCCGACGATTGATGTTCGTCTTCGAAGACATTCAGAAGTTGGCCGACAAAGATATTCAGACCTTGCTCAAGAACGTCGAGACCAATCAATGGGCGATGGCCCTCAAGGGAGCGAGCCCGCAGCTCCAGGAGAAGGTCATGAAGAACATGTCGCAGAGAGCAGCAGAGATCCTCAAGGAGGAAATCGGGTTCCTTGGTCGCGTCAAGCTCAGCGATGTCGAATCGGTTCAGCAAAAGATTGTCGATATCGTTCGCGGTCTCGAGGAAGCAGGCCAATTGCAGCGACCGGGCAGCGATGGAGAAGAGGAGTTCGTCGCCTAG
- a CDS encoding 6-pyruvoyl trahydropterin synthase family protein, which produces MSSGHSGTFRVLLQKEQLVFSSAHFITFAGDICECLHGHNYGLRGEVQGKLDENRYVIDFIAFRDTLAKIVKRLDHHMLLPTRHSMISVQEDGDEVVVRFRAKRWVFPAEDCILLPIVNTTAEEIAEWIGRELLSELYSKIGDRLDWLEIGVDENNGQWGYCRLPWSRVS; this is translated from the coding sequence ATGAGCAGCGGTCACAGCGGAACCTTTCGAGTCCTCTTGCAGAAAGAGCAACTGGTCTTTTCCTCCGCGCACTTCATCACTTTTGCCGGCGACATTTGCGAATGTCTGCATGGTCACAATTATGGATTGCGAGGCGAGGTTCAGGGTAAGCTCGACGAAAACCGCTATGTCATCGACTTCATCGCGTTTCGCGACACGCTGGCCAAAATCGTGAAGCGACTGGATCACCATATGCTGCTACCGACACGGCACTCCATGATCTCCGTCCAGGAAGACGGGGACGAGGTCGTCGTCCGCTTTCGAGCCAAGCGGTGGGTTTTCCCCGCTGAAGATTGCATTCTGCTCCCGATCGTGAATACCACCGCAGAAGAGATTGCGGAATGGATCGGTCGAGAGTTGCTCTCCGAGTTGTATTCCAAGATAGGGGATAGGCTCGACTGGCTGGAGATCGGAGTGGACGAAAACAATGGGCAGTGGGGGTACTGTCGATTGCCATGGTCACGCGTTTCTTAA
- the dnaB gene encoding replicative DNA helicase, translating to MTSPQKRNRNDGGKGGPPQDQPHILDRSPPFDLAAEMGVLGSLILNPDLTNDLTLVLRADDFYDDANRKLYAAMIGLFEAGRKMDVTLLVNELKAAGDFELVGGAAYLAKLANSVPNAAHAIYYAEIVRTKATLRRLIDASTSILKDAYDETFDAKELVSQAEQRIFQIQDERNANSAAPVSEVLRTAMNRIDMRMQGHQLNTGVMTHFTDFDQMTGGLHDGELIILAARPAMGKTAFAMNIAEQVAMKDNAPTLFVSLEMAAVELVDRLLCSVAKVNGSRLRVGTISQDDQKRLISSAAKIATSPLYIDDAPSRTVSEIAAVARRITQQELRKTGGRKLGLIVIDYLQLIEPDNPKDPRQEQVAKIARRLKMLAREQHVPILCLSQLNRQSEESKDHKPKLSHLRESGAIEQDADVVMFVHREGYYHRGEDAEQYAGQAEIIIAKQRNGPVGDVELIWEKDFTRFLNKAPERHEEFNSYSDFSTPGGY from the coding sequence ATGACATCGCCGCAAAAAAGGAACCGCAACGATGGCGGCAAAGGTGGTCCCCCCCAGGATCAGCCCCACATCCTCGATCGTTCGCCTCCTTTCGATTTGGCTGCCGAAATGGGTGTTTTGGGGAGCTTGATCCTCAATCCCGATTTGACCAATGATCTTACGTTGGTTCTTCGTGCGGACGATTTTTACGACGACGCGAATCGGAAACTCTATGCAGCGATGATCGGTTTGTTCGAGGCCGGGCGGAAGATGGACGTCACGCTGCTCGTCAATGAACTGAAGGCCGCCGGGGACTTTGAGCTCGTGGGCGGGGCTGCCTATTTGGCCAAACTGGCCAACAGCGTTCCGAACGCGGCCCACGCGATCTACTATGCCGAGATCGTCCGGACCAAGGCGACGCTACGACGATTGATCGACGCATCGACGTCCATCCTCAAAGATGCGTACGATGAGACCTTTGACGCAAAAGAACTGGTATCGCAGGCGGAGCAGAGGATTTTTCAAATCCAGGACGAGCGAAACGCCAACTCCGCCGCGCCTGTGAGCGAAGTGTTGCGCACGGCCATGAACCGGATCGATATGCGGATGCAGGGGCATCAGCTGAACACCGGGGTTATGACCCACTTCACGGACTTCGATCAGATGACAGGTGGACTCCACGATGGGGAGCTGATCATCTTGGCTGCTCGCCCTGCAATGGGTAAGACGGCCTTTGCGATGAACATCGCAGAGCAAGTCGCCATGAAGGACAATGCGCCGACCCTCTTTGTTAGTTTGGAAATGGCGGCGGTCGAGTTGGTCGATCGTTTGCTTTGCTCGGTTGCCAAAGTGAACGGTTCGCGGCTGCGGGTCGGGACGATTTCGCAGGACGATCAAAAGAGACTTATTTCCAGCGCGGCCAAAATCGCAACATCCCCTCTCTATATCGACGATGCACCGAGCCGAACGGTGAGCGAAATCGCGGCTGTCGCCCGACGGATCACCCAGCAAGAGCTTCGCAAGACCGGGGGTCGCAAGCTAGGGCTTATCGTCATCGACTACCTGCAGCTCATCGAACCGGATAACCCGAAGGATCCGCGGCAAGAGCAAGTCGCCAAAATCGCGCGTCGCCTCAAGATGTTAGCCCGGGAACAACACGTGCCCATCCTCTGTTTGTCCCAGCTCAACCGTCAATCAGAAGAGAGCAAGGATCACAAACCCAAGCTAAGCCATCTGCGGGAGTCGGGTGCGATCGAGCAAGACGCGGACGTCGTCATGTTTGTGCACCGCGAAGGGTATTACCATCGCGGTGAAGATGCCGAACAGTACGCAGGCCAGGCAGAGATTATCATCGCCAAGCAGCGAAACGGTCCGGTGGGTGATGTCGAGCTGATCTGGGAAAAGGACTTTACGCGGTTCCTTAATAAGGCACCGGAGCGGCATGAGGAGTTCAACAGCTACAGTGACTTCTCAACTCCTGGTGGCTACTAA
- a CDS encoding cysteine desulfurase family protein, whose amino-acid sequence MIYLDNNATSFLAPAIAERMRVLSLERIANPSSQHAAGRRARSLVEAARDRILAGLGARTAGMGADQLLFTSGGTEANNLALFGLSELRPGRILVSAIEHPSVLGAADRLRQLGRSTETIPVTREGLVDLEALRRMLTADSSSPVSVVSVMAANNETGVLQPIESVAALCQEHRVLFHCDAVQMLGKVPICFEAWKADAMTVTAHKIHGPVGIGGLILRHGIQIAPQMFGGFQQLGLRPGTEAPILCDAFAATVEEALSVGARAEKLSMLRDRLEAGIVRSIEESVVVGREAKRLPHTLSVSFPGVDRQALQVALDLKGIACSTGSACASGSSQPSHVLQAMHLPDQVVKGGIRFSVSTENTKAEIDRTIEVLVDVVASLRKQTTAKWRFGA is encoded by the coding sequence ATGATCTATTTGGACAACAACGCGACCAGCTTTTTGGCCCCCGCCATCGCGGAGCGGATGCGCGTCCTATCCTTGGAGAGGATTGCCAATCCCAGCAGCCAGCATGCGGCCGGTAGGCGGGCTCGATCGCTCGTCGAAGCGGCTCGCGATCGAATCCTCGCAGGATTAGGCGCTCGGACGGCTGGGATGGGAGCAGACCAACTGCTCTTCACCAGCGGAGGAACAGAAGCCAATAACCTTGCATTGTTCGGGTTGAGCGAGCTTCGCCCCGGTCGGATCCTCGTCTCCGCCATCGAGCACCCGAGCGTCTTGGGGGCGGCCGATCGCCTGCGACAGCTTGGACGGAGCACCGAAACGATCCCAGTAACCAGGGAAGGTCTCGTCGATTTGGAGGCGCTCCGCCGAATGCTGACGGCCGATTCTTCATCTCCCGTGTCCGTGGTATCGGTGATGGCCGCGAACAACGAAACCGGCGTCCTCCAACCTATCGAATCCGTCGCTGCGCTGTGCCAAGAGCATCGAGTTTTGTTCCATTGCGATGCCGTGCAAATGCTCGGCAAGGTCCCCATCTGCTTTGAAGCCTGGAAGGCAGATGCGATGACCGTCACCGCTCACAAGATCCATGGCCCGGTCGGAATCGGGGGCTTGATCCTGCGGCACGGAATCCAAATCGCACCTCAAATGTTCGGTGGATTTCAGCAATTGGGGCTTCGCCCAGGTACCGAAGCTCCCATCCTATGCGATGCGTTTGCGGCGACAGTCGAAGAGGCTCTCAGCGTGGGCGCTCGCGCGGAAAAGTTGAGCATGCTTCGAGATCGGTTGGAGGCTGGTATCGTTCGAAGCATCGAGGAGTCCGTCGTGGTGGGGCGCGAGGCAAAACGATTGCCTCACACGTTGAGCGTTTCGTTTCCCGGAGTGGATCGCCAGGCCTTGCAAGTGGCTCTCGATCTCAAAGGAATCGCATGCAGCACCGGCTCCGCCTGCGCGAGCGGATCGAGCCAACCATCGCATGTCCTGCAAGCCATGCACCTTCCTGATCAGGTTGTCAAAGGAGGTATTCGATTCAGCGTTTCCACGGAGAATACCAAAGCGGAAATCGACCGTACCATCGAAGTTCTCGTGGATGTTGTCGCATCGCTTCGGAAACAGACCACCGCGAAGTGGAGATTTGGCGCGTAA